A portion of the Corynebacterium jeikeium genome contains these proteins:
- a CDS encoding transketolase: protein MTLSTEHEARVVRNYPSDWSDLDTKAVDTARVLAADAVEKAGSGHPGTAMSLAPLAYSLYQRVMRHDPKDTKWIGRDRFILSCGHTSLTQYVQLYLGGFGLELDDLKALRTWDALTPGHPEYGHTDGVEITTGPLGQGLASAVGFAMASRRERGLFDPEAAPGESPFDHYVYVIASDGDVQEGVTAEAGSLAGTQQLGNLIVFWDDNGISIEDDTTIAFTENVADRYRAYGWQVIEVDGGEDVAALEAAVEEAKKDTERPTFIRVRTVIAYPAPTKMNTGASHGAALGGEEIVGIKEALGFDTDKSFDVADEVIEHTRKLVERGAEAHAQWQVKFDEWAAANPERKALLDRLTAGELPEGFDAELPTWEPDEKGVATRKASEAALQALGKTLPELWGGSADLAGSNNTVLKGEPSFGPKSITTGTWTTDPYGRNLHFGIREHAMGSILNGILLHGGTRPYGGTFLIFSDYMRPAVRLASLMGISPIYVWTHDSIGLGEDGPTHQPVEQLASLRAIPGVSTVRPADANETAQAWAAVLQGEAGPKALALTRQNVPVLEGTKEKAAEGVRRGAYVLVDGAKETPDVILMATGSEVHLAVEAADKLAEEGVSARVVSVPCLDWFEQQDDAYREQVLPKSVRARVSVEAGIAMPWYRHLGDAGRAVSLEHFGASAPYKELFEKFGITAEAVVDAAKESIEAAK, encoded by the coding sequence AAGCACGGGTTGTGCGCAACTACCCCTCGGACTGGTCTGACTTGGATACGAAGGCCGTAGATACGGCCCGTGTGCTGGCTGCAGACGCCGTTGAAAAGGCAGGTTCGGGGCACCCCGGCACTGCGATGAGCCTCGCACCGCTGGCTTACTCTCTTTACCAGCGCGTTATGCGCCATGACCCGAAGGATACGAAGTGGATTGGCCGTGACCGTTTCATTCTCTCCTGTGGTCACACCTCTCTGACGCAGTACGTCCAGCTGTACCTCGGCGGTTTTGGCCTGGAGCTCGATGACCTGAAGGCGCTGCGTACGTGGGACGCTCTCACCCCGGGTCACCCGGAGTACGGCCACACTGACGGCGTGGAAATCACCACTGGCCCGCTGGGTCAGGGGCTGGCGTCGGCTGTCGGTTTTGCCATGGCTTCGCGACGGGAACGTGGGCTGTTCGACCCGGAAGCTGCTCCGGGTGAGTCTCCGTTTGATCACTACGTGTACGTCATCGCTTCTGATGGTGACGTTCAGGAGGGTGTCACTGCCGAGGCCGGCTCGCTGGCCGGCACTCAGCAGCTGGGCAACCTGATTGTCTTCTGGGATGACAACGGCATCTCCATCGAGGACGACACCACCATTGCTTTCACCGAGAATGTCGCGGACCGCTACCGTGCTTACGGCTGGCAGGTCATTGAGGTCGACGGCGGCGAGGACGTCGCAGCACTCGAGGCTGCTGTCGAGGAGGCCAAGAAGGATACGGAGCGTCCGACCTTCATTCGCGTTCGTACTGTGATCGCTTACCCGGCTCCGACGAAGATGAACACCGGCGCATCGCACGGTGCTGCTCTTGGTGGCGAGGAGATTGTCGGCATCAAGGAAGCTCTCGGCTTCGATACCGACAAGAGCTTTGACGTCGCTGACGAGGTCATTGAGCACACTCGCAAGCTAGTTGAGCGCGGTGCTGAGGCTCATGCACAGTGGCAGGTCAAGTTCGACGAGTGGGCTGCGGCTAACCCGGAGCGCAAGGCTCTGCTGGACCGTCTGACCGCTGGCGAGCTGCCGGAGGGCTTCGACGCTGAGCTGCCGACTTGGGAGCCGGACGAGAAGGGCGTTGCTACCCGCAAGGCCTCTGAGGCCGCGCTGCAGGCACTGGGCAAGACCCTGCCGGAGCTGTGGGGTGGCTCGGCTGACCTGGCTGGCTCCAACAACACCGTCCTGAAGGGTGAGCCGTCCTTCGGCCCGAAGTCCATCACCACCGGTACCTGGACCACCGACCCGTACGGCCGCAATCTGCACTTCGGTATCCGTGAGCACGCCATGGGCTCGATCCTCAACGGCATTCTGCTCCACGGTGGCACCCGTCCGTACGGCGGCACCTTCCTTATCTTCTCGGACTACATGCGTCCGGCTGTCCGCCTAGCATCGCTGATGGGCATCTCCCCTATTTACGTCTGGACTCACGACTCCATTGGTCTGGGCGAAGACGGTCCGACGCACCAGCCTGTTGAACAGCTGGCTTCGCTGCGCGCTATCCCGGGTGTGTCCACTGTCCGCCCGGCTGACGCTAACGAGACCGCTCAGGCTTGGGCCGCTGTTCTTCAGGGCGAGGCAGGCCCGAAGGCTCTGGCCCTGACCCGCCAGAACGTTCCGGTCCTGGAAGGTACCAAGGAGAAGGCCGCTGAGGGCGTCCGTCGTGGTGCGTACGTGCTTGTCGACGGTGCCAAGGAGACCCCGGACGTCATCCTGATGGCTACCGGTTCGGAAGTTCACCTCGCTGTCGAAGCTGCTGACAAGCTGGCTGAGGAAGGCGTCAGCGCCCGCGTTGTCTCCGTTCCGTGTCTTGACTGGTTCGAGCAGCAGGACGATGCCTACCGCGAGCAGGTTCTGCCGAAGTCCGTCCGCGCTCGTGTCTCGGTTGAGGCCGGTATTGCAATGCCGTGGTACCGCCACCTGGGTGATGCTGGTCGCGCTGTCTCCCTGGAGCACTTCGGTGCATCGGCTCCGTACAAGGAGCTGTTCGAGAAGTTCGGCATCACAGCAGAGGCTGTTGTCGATGC